From the Xenopus laevis strain J_2021 chromosome 7L, Xenopus_laevis_v10.1, whole genome shotgun sequence genome, the window CTAATTTAAGTTTCACAGACCAACATACAGAACATTCATGGTAACTACTTCCTCTGCTTCACATTAAcccttaaaacacaaaaaacgTAAAATATCTCACCATGGTTCCAAGAATGTTGCCTCTCTCTCTTCCACTTTGGGGGGAAATCTTCAAAGGCTAAAAATCACAAGATAGTAATGTATTGTGAATAAATGTTATTTCTGCATATAGCTTGATTTATGCACGTTGTGTCCAAGAACATTATAGTATCaactggtacaggcatgggaattcttgggacctggggttttgtggatatattattatatagcatGTTTTTCCATTcaccctgcagagcttacattcCCATTTATCAATTAATAGTATATGCTCTCTAGGGCTTTATCAAGTTTATCTACCCCTGTATTATTGGCTTGAACACAGGGACAACATACAATCCCTGTACAGAGAGTAGTAGTCAGTAGTTACATAGTCAGAGTCAAACCAAGGATTACAGCGCTGCAAGTCAACAATTCCAATCCCAAGTTCCAACAGTTATGTGTATAGGACGGGGTCATAGAGCATTAACGTCCATAATATTGAAACGTCaagctttcaaatgtttttagattCTTGAAAGAAAGTGAACTGTGAATTATTAACAGCCAACAACTTacttatttttctccttttagcCATCTCGCctctttcattcatatttttaggCATTTTGCCTCTTTCGTCCTTTGTTTTAGGCATGCCGCCTCTTTCTTCTATATTGATGTTGTCTAGAAGAcaaagaagataaatatatatatatgtatatttagagAAATACAATGACCTATCTAAGCTGAGCAATAGAGTAAAGCTTGAACTGCCACACACTCTAGGGTCACTattataaaaagctaattaacatgAGTGTAATCATGCTTGGgagcaaaaccccaaaaaacaaatgataacatACAGACTACCTGCAGAAGATTTTAGGGATCAAACCCAGAACCCTCAAATTTAGTAATAGCAATCAATGTGGTGCTATGTAGTAGTCAGTGTCATTGTTAACAGAATATCTTCTATAATATGATGTATTTTACAActatggggtcatttactatgcagaatgcagtgtgcaaacaAAAATGCCACAATCTGCCACTTTTTAcgctttgcacactgtgttctgccTTAACGGAATGGCCACAGGCCTCAACACTCTGGTAAATATGTGGAGGGCACTTCTTTGCAGGACTGGATATACTTGTAACTAAAGAATGATACTTGTATAAATCTATTAATCCCTAATTTTGTTACGTGGCAAGAGAAGGCCCTGACCTTAAAGTCAAGCTTAAAACatagtaaaaaatgtaaagactAACGAAAAGCTtacccatttttctttttctgttgacAAGCCCATAGTCTGCTTTGGTGGTATCTAGtaggaaaatatagatataattaatttaaagagcTCAGTACACTtggcatacaatataaatatcaatatgtACATGGAAGGGTATAATAATGGTATAACTTACTAGCAGTTGGGCGACGTGACTCATCTTTTTTCCACCTTGGGGTGACATTGACAGCCCCATTGTCTGCTTTGGTGGTATCTAGtaggaaaatatagatataattaatttaaagagcTCAGTACACTtggcatacaatataaatatcattatgtACATGGCAGGGTATAATAGTGGTATAACTTACCAGCAGTTGGGCGATGTAACTGATCTTTTTTCCACCTTGGCGACACATTGACAGGCCCAGCGTCTGCTTTGGTGGTATCTAGtaggaaaatatagatataattaattttatgaGCTCAATGTACTtggcatataatataaatatcattatgtACATGGAAGGGTATAATAATGGTATAACTTACCAGCAGTTGGGGGCTCTAACTCTCCTTCTTTCAAACTTGGCATGACATTTTGTTTGActggataaaaagaaatatttttcataaaaatcataGGATAATGATAAAATTGGAATTATAGTTGTAAAGCTAAGCATCTAACAGGGTATAATGACAATGGTATAGGCACATGGGCAGTGAATTTGAATGCAATTCCCATTACAGCTCACTGGGGTACCACAAGCCTACACTGACATTGTCCCTATAGACAGATCAATGAAATTCCACttaccaaaaacaaaagttgGGCGCCGCAACTTGGGCTTCCACAGTCGAGTGGTGTTCTGCAAAACTGgggaaacatatttattataaagaccATATTATAATGACgagagaaatattattttatataaacacaacgtaatttgtatttctttcacCCTCATTCAGATTATCTGGCCAGGATCCcaggacaaccaatcagatcactaGCAGCCAGTTGAAaaaggattggttgctatgggttaatgccagggtgcaaatttgcccaatattAATTAATGACAAACATAGGGCCAAAAGCACTTGATTGAAGGGCAGACTGGTGGCACttcatagggatgggcgaatttgacccgttgaCTTTAAGGTGATATTTAGGGTGTCtatctgctgtttttttaattggtAAAAGTGCAGCTTATGGGATAATTAGGACTAATTGGACACTTCTGGATATTCTTGATATTCTTGTTATGGGTGAAAGGGGATGTGAAACTAAAAAGTTCAAAACCCACTTTCTcaaacaataaacacatttttacatttgaaaaaaaaaaaatcttactgaTGGTTTTCTTTTCAACAGCCCCTTTGTCTTCTGATTTAGTGGGATCTAGAATGGAGAAATGTACAGAGATACTTTAACCTTTATAAGCTCAGCACATAAAATACAAAGAGGGTTATGAGATATTAGAAGCAAATATTACTCTAGTTCTTAtcagctatagcaaccaataaacaggtTGAATTTACTTGTCAAACGTTTACCAGAAAACATCTCCTTGGATGCTGTTGTTTACTGCACTTGTGCaagctttgtgccttttattacatatgggggggggggggaatatagaCACATTTATATGAATATAAGGCCAATGATTTGAGAGGAAACTTCTTCCTGACCTTTCTCCACCTAATGTCCCAGACCCACTAGAGTCAGTTTAATTGTTGGCTTGAAGGGATGATTTTAAGGGACAAAGTTGAAAACAAGGAACAGGTTATATGAAAATGATGAGATAATGATCAAAAgggaataaatgttatttatgtattcaaattcactaagcactgtAATCtcattccattcgagtttttcagTGTCCCACATTGGCTGGGGCAAGCGCATAAGCAGTACAGAACTCTTcatgggaagaagaagaagatggtggcCTAGCACTTAGTGAACATTAACTAAAGCTGATGTGCCAGCCAGGGGTAATAGGTAGGTGACTAAATTCACAGAAATATTTAACAACTTGGCACCTTCCAGTAATAGTAATTATGAAAGTATTAATAGCCAAAGCTTACCAGTGTTGCCTTTTGTTGGAAGGACATCTGCTTTCTCCATATCGATGTTATCTAGAAGgtagaaatgtataaaaagtcAATGCTGTTTAGAAGCTGAACACACATGACAAAAACTACcatcatacaataaatacatacagcatCAAGGGTATATATAGAGAACCATGGGCAAGTGGGAAAAATATAAACCCTATACTACAGACAAGGAGGTGCaaaacttaggggtatatttatcaaagagtgaagttaatagtgaagttccgccgtagagtgaaattccgccacttcccattcatttctatggggtttttaaaggcgtatttatcaaagggtaaaattttattttcacccattgataaatacgcctttcaaaatcaaaaatgaatggagagttgcaGAATTTctctctagtggcagaacttcactctttgataaatttacccctttgacACAACCCCATATGCATAGGCCCCAATACATGTAACTATTTCAATAAATGGCATTTGAATAGTCCAAAAGTACAAATGAACCCACAGAACTCTTTCCTCATCAACTGGATCGTATGCTAAAGGATTAGACGAGCAAAGCACAATACATTAAATTATGTTtggctttttcttatttttaataaagattcaTACCTGTCTCAACTTCCTGCTCTTTTTCTAAAATCATATCTTTAACAGATCCCGAGCTCCTAACTGAGGCTgggtctaaaaaagaaaaagtgaaagaagGGGTAAGTTCTCCTTATGTCTAACTATACCCttgtataaaacatttatatatacttgtacaggtatgggccttatccagaacgctcaggacctggagtgttccagataatggatctttttgtaatttggaacttcatacataaagtctactagaaaatcatgtgaacattacataaacccaataggctggtttttcttccaataaggattaattatatcttggtttgtatTAAGTGcaagctacagatttattgttacagagtaaaatgaaatcattgttaaaaatatggattatttggaaaaaatggagtctgtgggagatggactttcaataatttgtatctttctggataacggatcctatacctgtatatgtataaatgtagatATAATTATACCTGTTTTATTATCATTCTCCTCCTCTTTCACTTTTGAAACTAGATGATCAATTTCTGGTCTCTTGTcctttgctgataaaaaaaaagagaaggaagggttagttttcctttgatcagaCACCATATCAGCCACAGAGCCAATCATAGTATTGAAACTGAAGCCATACAAATCTATACAAAGCTCTTTTCAGCaaataatattatgatttctacCTAATGATTCTCTTTCTGCCTTCTCTCCACCCCGAGACCTCCAAGACTTTATCACTGGGGCTTGATCTGTCAAGGAAAAgttgaataaaagatttttagttgAATGAAAGTATGTTTATCTAAATTATGGGGGAACAactccggataagagatcccataattgtatatataaatatagatataattataccCGATTTTATATAATTCGCCTCTTCTTCCACCTTCGAATTTGGGAGAtccagttttggtctccagtcctttgctgataaaaaaaggagaaacaagTGTTAGCTCTCATTAGGTCTAACAGCATATCAgccacaaaagaaaaaggaaaaaatcttgaatatgaaGCCATGCAAATCTATACAAAGCACTTTTCAACaaataatattatgatttctacCTGATGGTTCTATTCCTTTTGCCTCCTCTCCATTCTGAAGGTCCATCAGAGACCCCCAAGACCTCATCACTGGGGCTTGATCTGTCAAGGAAAAgttgaataaaagatttttagttgAATGAAAGTATGTTTATCTAAATTATGGGgcataagagatcccatacttgtatatataaatatagatatagttaTACCTAATGTGTCATTGTCCTTCTCTTCCACCTCTGATGGTTCTTCTTCCACCTCCTCTACGTCCCTAAGGTCCATCAGAGACCCCCAAGATCTCATCACTGGGGCCTGGTCTGTCAAGGAGAAGTAGAGATACGGTTAGTCTTATCTGCCTTATAGTTAAAAAGAAGAGTCCTCAAACTGCACTTAAAGATACTTCTCTGTATAAAGAGCATACTAATACACAGGTTAGCCAAATGTTGTAAACTAGGGGTGAACCCTAAACTGGatgctgggtttggtgcatccctacttcaagaAACCAATTTTTCTAAGACATTTTAAAATTATGTCATTGTATTATTCCAAAAATACCTTAAGTAAATTATAAAGTCCATTACCTAAATCTTTAAAATCAACAGTCTCCTCTTCAAGATGATACTCCATTCTCTTTctaacatagaaaaataaaagaaagaatttttatttgacaGTTATTAAATTCATACTTGTACTACACCATTATcttatttatgtacaggtatggcacctgttatccagaatgcacaggaccttccccataagggtaaacattaaataaacccagtaggtttgttttgcctccaataaagattaattatatgttcgttaggattaagtacaaggcacggttttattattaaaggtatgagacctgttatctagaatgcttgggacctgaggtttttggataacagatctttctgtaatttggatcttcacaccttggggtatatttatcaaagagtgaagttaatagtgaagttccgccactagagtgaaattccgccacttcccattcatttctatggggtttttaaaggtgtatttatcaaagggtgaaatttcactttcacccattgataaatacgcctttcaaaatcccatagaaatgaatggagagctgcggaatttcactccagtggcggaatttcactctttgataaatttactctcttaagtctattagaaaatcatgcaaacattaaggggcagatgtattaagggtcgaatatcgagggttaattaaccctcgatattcgactaggaactaaaatccttcgacttcgaatatcggattaattatatctcagtttggatcaagtacaagctacatttttattattacagagaaaaaggaaatcatttttaaatatttcgatTAGTTGAttctaatggagtctatgggaaatagcctttctgtaatttggaactttctggataatgagtttctggataccgtactgagaaaaaggaaatcattttttaaaatgggaattatttgattaaaatgtagtctatggaaaGTGGGCTTCCTATAATTCgaatattttggataacaggtttcaggataatggatcctatacctgtacaataaataggtttatatattgaacatacattgaattacatacatagcaaccaataaccgatacaagaggtgggggccctgtccaaaagagcttacaatctagaaggTGAAGGTTTTAAGACACAAAGTGTGGGAATGGGTAAGATCAAAAGTAAGTGAGATGTACCATGGGGTATTGCATATTTTAGATGAATGCCCAGCCATGTCTTTGGGGCCCTTTTGTCTTCAGACCCCATGTCTTAGGCTTGCATGGCCTGTCGTGCATTGGGATTGGCTGTTCAGCACCTCCCAActaaacaggggcgtaactacagaggaagcagactccatgGCTGCAGGGAACCCAGGAGGTAAATGGTCCCATgagtccctaattcatatataatttcaataaaaactagtaaaacaggtcaacctctagacagtttggggacctgaaaaataatttatgtggggcccagtaatatctagtttaaCCTCTGCAACTAAAGATCTTTTACTAAACTCGATCTCAATGTGACACCGTTGTGCTCAGGCAGAAAATAGCTCAAATGCCTCATTCCCTGTCATTGCCTCCCCCAGAGTTTTATGGCAAACATTTTGCCTCAGGAAGCTCAGTTAGTGATGGTGAAAATCTTGAGCCataccttaaatgggttgttcagcttttagtatgacgtagagctTGCTATTCTGAGttcatttgtaattggttttaattttttattagttattggTGTTtgggttattttgctttttattcagtagctctcctgtaatttcagcaatctggttgctagggtccaaattaccctagcaactatgcattgatttgaataagagaccgaaatttgaataggagatgccctaaatagaaagatgagcaataaaaaggaggaataacaatacatttgtagccttacagagcatttgttttagatgaggtCCATAACCCCAATTTGAGAGCTgggaagagttagaagaagacggcaaataatgcaaaaagtatagggaaaaaaatgaagaccagctgaaaagttggttagaattaaaATTTCTAAGACATACTAAAGGTTATGGTAATGGTGAacgtcccctttaaaaacatactgGTATTTGCTACTTTAATGGGGCAGAAAAGCAATGATTACATACATTACTAATGTACAATAATTCTATAGGCTGAGCAGCCAAAATGAACATAATCATGGGTAGGAAGCTGGAGGttaattgtatgttttatgtttggTGCAGCTAAATACATGCCCACCCCTAAACCTCATTGGTTATGTTCCCACCCGggtataaatgtacatgtttattgacttgtttgttttgtgtttgtgtgtgagtgtctATATCCATGCTGCTATCAACTGACACTCTCACTCAGGCCCATTGCTAAAGGCAGTTGGTTTAGCCGGTAACAACTGTAAGAAGGGCAGCACATCTCTATACAGACTGTAATCTAGGGATCTATTCTAATAAGAAGCACATCTATATTAAAGGTTTGTCTAGAACTCAGGCTGAATaactccctttccctccagtaAAGCCTGATGTCCTTATAAAAAGCCTGCTTGGCATACAGAGCAATAGGACAGGgcattgccttttttctttcataGTTCACAATTGTAACACATGAAAGTCCTTATTTCTCATGAAATCCACTGCTGAAGtgcaataataatgatatatctaGCAGGGAGCACTAAGTGATAGTGATAGCGTGCCATGGCTACTTACAAATTGAAAcaaaattctgatactaatactCAGACACTGAACCATGGAATAAGGGCTAAATATAGCGGTACCTTGTCATACTATAGGATATAATATTGTACATAAACTTACCTGAAATCTCTCCGAAAaacaaatatctctctctctctccaaaaacaaatctctctccaaaaaaaaatatatctctttccaaaaaacaaatctctctctctctccaaaaaacaaaaacaaatctctctctctccaaaaaacaaaaacaaatctctctctctctccaaaaaacaaaaacaaatctctctctctccacacaacaaatctctctctctccacacaacaaatctctctctctccaaacaacaaatctctctctctctccaaacaacaaatctctctctctccaaaataGCTCTTAATGGAAATGAGCCTTACACAGCACAAGTTGTTATTCTTATTATGATGTCATCGGTCTTCAGCCAATAGCAACAGAGCAGATGACTCACAAAGGTGTTAATCCTTATTGTGATGTCATCTGTCTTCAGAGAATAGCAacggaacatttttatttaaaattttaagaaaTGGTGGAATCCTATACATAGGCCCACAGTGCTGTGTTATTGCAGgggttgtattttatatatacttttggcTAAATAGGAGGTAAAGTAAATTTGGAATTTATATACAAGAATGGGACCAataatccagaatactcaggacctgaggttctggataatagatctttccataattaggatcttaataccttgtctactaaaaaataatttacacattaaataaacccaatgggctggttttgcttccaataaggattcattttccaaataatagatctctctgtattttggatcttcataccttaaggggcagatttatcaaaggtcgaggtgaattttcgaatgaaaaaaaatgtgaatttcgagctattttttgtgtacttcgactagcgaatagaccaaattcgattcaaatttgaaaaaaattaaaaaatccgaatatcgaaatttatcatgtactgtcatgtactgtttttttaaagattctacgtcgaccattcgccatctaaaatgtTATTATGCCAGGTTCATcctcattaaagaggtggttcacctttgagttaccttttagtattctCTAGAATATGTaaatctaagtaacttttcaattggccttgattttttcttttttatagcttttaaattatttgccttcttcttcagattctttccagctttcaacgggggtcactgaccccatctaaaaacaaatgctctgtaaggctacacatttaggggcagattcattaagggtcgaatttcgaagttaaaaatacttcgaaattcgaccctcgaattgaaatccttcgacttcgaatatcgaagtcgaaggatttagcgctaatcctgcgatcgatcgatcgaaggatttttcgttcgatcgattttaatccaacgatcgaaggaaaatccttcgatcaaaaaaaggttagcaaacctatggggaccttccccataggctaacattgacttcggtaggttttatctgccgaagtagggggtcgaagttttttttaaagggaaagtacttcgactatcgaatggtcgaatagtcgaacgatttttcgttcgattcgttcgatttcgttcgaattcgaacgaatttaaccaattcgatggtcgaagtacccaaaaaatacttcgaaattcgaatttttttcattcgaatccttcactcgagcttagtgaatcggcccctgattgttattgctactttttgttattcgtagttttattcaggccctctcctatactgtacatat encodes:
- the LOC108705622 gene encoding uncharacterized protein LOC108705622 codes for the protein MRSWGSLMDLQNGEEAKGIEPSAKDWRPKLDLPNSKVEEEANYIKSDQAPVIKSWRSRGGEKAERESLAKDKRPEIDHLVSKVKEEENDNKTDPASVRSSGSVKDMILEKEQEVETDNIDMEKADVLPTKGNTDPTKSEDKGAVEKKTISKIFFFSNVKMCLLFEKVGFELFSFTSPFTHNKNIKNIQKCPISPNYPISCTFTN